From the Saccharomycodes ludwigii strain NBRC 1722 chromosome I, whole genome shotgun sequence genome, one window contains:
- the ECM27 gene encoding Ecm27p (similar to Saccharomyces cerevisiae YJR106W | ECM27 | ExtraCellular Mutant), producing MIHTVLEYFYHPIEIYQDSLSKFVSIPLSVLHLSVCFIALGQTSSEYLAPNVNFLCGSSNIIKSILLSWCNSSPDILSGIVAWFHCARQLSSVPSSLDSNGNDILAIGEVLGSSGVILCVALGSIFVILSNILSANDYGDFEFPKVLKLLTNSMLQDLIFLLISVSIIFYCCLKGSISILNCLIMLFVYSSFIFINFYKGRTALSTSEEGEELILELEEGRDDNEDQDISIDLQDLNVVNNHEDNISRTVDNDDDDNNNNNNNNNNNNNNNTPDASINVKSPLSIDTIKKASTLNYSDFMKILSDVVDERTRPHTMPEVINVSDNGFNDNHGANNNEDRNYRANSAPAIINFEPYHDNVDDNNNINDDTDSNNDYTHASNNNAVPPIIFQNNNGIMSVNKKFKKWNNRTLKELTENLSISVQKFRNKGLLSQIVSIVVSPIFIAIKLSVPRTSKSVPKTKARFIVLAIQSLTTPIFSFVSISQFIHANSKSLILSLFGGALIGLLLLSLVILMRQTIIVGTKYSFSQGRGSYDDNENNGVDNDLLWDNEFSTILKFLSVIGIFNSIIWISILANNLIEIISFYQKLTGISESILGITFFAWGNSIGDLLSNIAMLKLYKKLPPTSNNTSSSFNTSHDNSNLGSRILKFAIISIRSCFGGVLINILVGIGFNCLLALIVNDRGFTTQWELSINDTTTYLHFVISSVALFLQIILLIIFCLWVSNNKSDTNISSYITPDLFKKMGIGMIILWGVTTFINVLIEIIT from the coding sequence TTAGCTCCAAATgtaaattttctttgtgGCTCatcaaatataattaaatctaTATTGTTATCATGGTGCAATTCTTCACCAGATATACTATCGGGTATAGTTGCATGGTTTCATTGTGCCAGACAGTTGTCTTCAGTACCTTCATCATTGGACTCAAATGGAAACGATATTTTGGCTATTGGAGAGGTATTAGGATCTAGTGGAGTGATTTTGTGTGTTGCATTAGGAtcaatttttgttatattatCTAATATATTGTCAGCTAATGATTACGGAGACTTTGAATTCCCCAAGGTGTTGAAATTGTTGACTAATTCTATGTTACAGGatttgatttttcttttgatttCGGTAtcaattattttctattgttGTTTGAAAGGGAGTATTTCCATattaaattgtttaataatgttattCGTATATTCCagttttatctttatcaaCTTTTATAAGGGACGAACAGCTCTATCGACAAGTGAGGAAGGAGaagaattaattttagAATTGGAAGAAGGTAGAGACGATAATGAAGATCAAGATATTTCTATTGACTTGCAAGATTTGAATGTTGTAAACAATCATGAAGATAATATCTCACGCACGGtagataatgatgatgatgataataataataataataataataataataataataataataataatacccCAGATGCATCAATAAATGTAAAATCTCCTTTATCAATCgatacaattaaaaaagcaAGCACTTTAAATTATTCTGATTTCATGAAGATTCTAAGCGATGTTGTTGACGAAAGAACAAGGCCGCACACGATGCCTGAGGTAATCAATGTCTCAGACAACGGTTTTAATGATAATCACGGTGCAAATAACAATGAAGACAGAAATTATAGAGCGAATTCTGCACCTGctataattaattttgagCCATATCACGATAATGtcgatgataataataatattaatgatgataCTGATAGCAACAATGATTATACCCATGcaagtaacaataatgcaGTTCCTCCTataattttccaaaataataatggtataatgtctgtaaataaaaaatttaaaaaatggaataATAGGACATTAAAGGAGCTTACAGAGAATTTGAGTATTTCTGTCCAAAAGTTCCGAAATAAAGGTTTACTTAGTCAAATAGTTTCTATCGTAGTTTCCCCCATTTTTATAGCTATAAAATTATCGGTTCCGCGTACTTCCAAATCAGTTCCTAAAACTAAAGCCAGATTTATTGTATTGGCTATTCAATCTTTAACTACGCctattttttcatttgtgTCTATTTCACAATTTATACACGCAAACtcaaaaagtttaattttatcacTATTTGGAGGGGCATTAATAGGTTTGTTACTACTCAGTTTGGTTATATTAATGAGGCAAACTATCATAGTTGGAacaaaatattctttttctcaAGGGAGAGGGAGTTATGATGACAATGAGAATAATGGTGTTGACAATGATTTACTATGGGATAATGAGTTTAgtacaattttaaaatttttaagtGTAATTGGTATTTTTAACAGTATTATATGGATTTCTATTTTagcaaataatttaattgaaATTATATCATTTTATCAAAAGTTGACTGGTATCTCCGAATCAATATTGGGCATAACTTTCTTTGCATGGGGCAACTCGATAGGTGACTTACTTTCGAATATTGCTATgttaaaattatacaaGAAATTACCACCTACGTCCAATAATACTAGTAGTAGCTTTAATACCAGTCATGATAATAGTAACTTGGGTAGtagaatattaaaatttgcCATAATTTCAATTAGATCCTGTTTTGGAGGAGTCCTGattaatattttggttGGTATTGGGTTCAATTGTTTGCTAGCCTTAATAGTTAACGACCGTGGGTTTACTACGCAATGGGAACTTTCAATTAATGATACAACCACTTACTTGCATTTTGTCATATCTTCAGTcgcattatttttacaaattatattactaattatattttgtttgtgggtctcaaataataaatctgaTACCAATATCAGTTCATATATTACCCcagatttatttaaaaaaatgggcATAGGTATGATTATTCTATGGGGGGTTACCACATttattaatgttttaattgaaataattacgtaa